In a genomic window of Aggregatimonas sangjinii:
- the sprA gene encoding cell surface protein SprA: MKTGATTILKFSFKLTILFALCFLGTGAVNAQDNPTEQEQDSLTQQVDSVKTGFDLGKILLENPDSIVSKYIYDPKINGYVYSEKLGDFDIGYPIILTPEQYYELARKEGMKAYFKEKADAFSGKKEGSEEARKNLLPNFYVNNKFFESIFGGTEIQIDPQGSVAMDLGVIWQKNDNPALSPRNRSNLSFDFDQRISLSMLGTIGTRLQANVNYDTEATFDFQNIFKIDYTPTDDDIIRKIEFGNVNMPLNSSLIQGAQSLFGVKTQLQFGKTTVTAVFSQQQSQNNTVVAQGGGTINDFSLSALDYDEDKHFFLGQYFRDNYDTAMESYPYIRSQVQITRLEVWVTNRNQQTLNVRNIVALQDLGEALSEQTRLGNVGAAAPGFFNTNPATGNLPRNNANDYDPALIASGSGALNDNIRDIATVDSGFNSASFNAGYSPSQGTDFAILENARKLEQGRDYDFNTQLGYISLNQRLSNDEVLGVAYQYTFNGNVYQVGEFANGGLEATTVQVGPANPIIDNNTLILKLLKSNITNISDPIWDLMMKNIYATGAFQLSQEDFKMNILYSDPTPRNYITPVDEGPGTNWPEGLEEDILLNVFNLDRLNVYNDLQPGGDGFFDFVPGLTVDTRNGRIIFTKAEPFGGFLYRRLNGGSIEGYGSPENYDANQEKYVFRDMYELTKAAALQDPEKNKFILKGRYKSEGSNGIPIGAFNVPRGSVRVTAGGRTLQEGIDYTVNYQAGTVQILDPNLEASNVPINISVENNAVFGQQTRNFTGINVEHQVNKNFVLGGTLLKLNERPLTQKSNFGVEPVNNTIFGFNGNFSTEVPFLTRMVNKLPNIDTDVPSNLSLRGEVAWLKPGSPKNADFQGETTTYLDDFEGAQALIDIRSSLGWTLASIPTDRRGPSGDPLGAGFNRAKVAWYTIDPIFYTSQRPASISDSDISLNESRRIFIDEVFPRVEVAQGQTQQQTTFDLAYYPTIKGPYNANTEEGFTDNPQENWGGVMRSLNSTNFEQANVEFIQFWVMDPYEDNVGTTPGKLVIELGNISEDILPDGRKQYENGLPVTEQDTDTRPTDWGEVPQTQALVYAFDVDEASRTAQDVGLDGLADVDEGRYGTGPDPANDNYEYFLQREGSILNRYLNFNNTEGNSPIEVTNDNRGNTTLPDVEDIDRDLTMNTIDSYYRYEVEIKPGTNIGDQYVTDIRDTLYAAPRIPDGSQKRSRWIQYKIPLSDITEENTFGGISDLRSVSTMRMYLTDFTDDVVLRFATLDLVRGDWRTYTKSLEENGDLPSSDATSLDVNAVNIQENEQRSPIRYVLPPDVIREPLNNNNTVVRQNEQSLSLVVNNLEPEDSRAVFKSLNIDLRQYEKIKMFMHAEEVGIELRPSISPLVGFLRIGTDFSENFYQIELPLQFTEWGAISPRDIWPEANEMDVLLDDLKKIKSLRINLRNDGVPLNETRYYEIEDGEPVEKLATDPRADGRLRIGIKGNPSLGNIRSMMVGIKNISDRTADGEVWFNELRLAGLDNKGGWASVVAMDANIADFANITATGSQSTSGFGAIDQMPNERAREDAISYDVVTNLNLGQLLPPKWGIQLPFNYGISEQLITPEFDPEFDDLRLEDLVETASSEEDAENIRERAEDYTKRTSINLIGVRKNRGEEADANFYDIENFTFNYSYNQTDHRDFEVEDLKDQSVVAGFVYNHNFKPVEVAPFAKKDSLFNGRYWQWLKELNLSLLPTTISVNSDINRQFNRQTFRNVIPAGEDPANFLSLPELQQRNYLFNWQYTVNYSLTKSLRLNFIGSNNNIVRNYLDDPNNPESEVDKALRLWDGFWDLGEPNRHSQQMQLNYEIPFAKIPALDFIDAQYSYTSNFDWQRGGDALNLAVAQEQNPGVASGELDIVSINTVQNANTHNLTASLTMQKFYDLIGLKKRSGKSQQQAPVKTDKAGNNEKEKKKTPAKTSKLWNTAVDIVTMVKRLNVNYNESNGTVLPGYTQSVGFIGSARPTIGFVFGSQADVRFDAARNGWLTGFDGFNEQFIRRTTKQLNITATAQPVQDLTIDLVADRQFSESLQENYQIDIVDGEQQYVPQTPNNFGNFSISTMMIGTAFGKSDEFDSENFEEFKQNRITIANRIISDRAQPFGTPDEDGFPERYGKTSQDVLLPAFFAAYTGQSADRVNLDIFRSIPIPNWNIKYTGLMRNKWFKKKFTRFSLQHGYRAAYSINSFQTNLEKQQLLKDDLGAFNPENGDLLPDLILNNVVLNDAFNPLLRVDFEMKNSVSVLAEVRTDRTLSLSLDNNLMTEINGKEYTLGLGYRIKDVKFVTNIGGNKTRLKGDLNLKADLSLRDNITIIRNLDIDNNQITSGQNLLSIKFTADYALTKNLNALFFYDHSFSQFAVSTAFPQTTINSGFTLRYNFGN; the protein is encoded by the coding sequence TTGAAAACAGGGGCCACAACCATTCTTAAATTTTCATTTAAGCTTACCATCCTATTCGCACTGTGCTTTCTTGGCACCGGTGCGGTTAATGCACAGGATAACCCCACCGAACAAGAGCAGGATTCTCTCACCCAACAAGTAGATTCTGTTAAGACCGGATTCGATCTGGGAAAAATCCTTTTGGAGAATCCGGACAGCATCGTGTCAAAATACATCTACGACCCGAAAATCAATGGGTATGTCTATTCTGAGAAACTAGGGGATTTCGATATCGGTTACCCTATCATACTCACTCCGGAACAATATTATGAGCTGGCTCGCAAAGAGGGAATGAAGGCTTATTTCAAGGAAAAGGCAGATGCGTTTTCCGGCAAGAAGGAGGGGAGTGAGGAAGCGCGCAAAAACTTGCTTCCTAACTTTTATGTAAACAACAAATTTTTCGAATCGATTTTCGGGGGAACCGAAATCCAGATAGATCCACAAGGTTCTGTCGCGATGGATTTAGGGGTCATCTGGCAAAAAAACGACAACCCCGCACTTTCACCACGGAACAGAAGCAATCTTTCTTTCGATTTCGATCAGCGCATTAGCTTAAGTATGCTTGGTACCATCGGAACCCGCCTACAGGCAAACGTAAATTACGATACCGAGGCTACTTTCGATTTTCAGAATATATTCAAGATCGATTATACGCCCACCGATGACGATATCATTCGAAAAATAGAATTCGGTAATGTAAATATGCCCTTGAACAGTTCGCTCATCCAAGGGGCGCAAAGCCTTTTCGGGGTAAAGACACAATTGCAATTCGGTAAGACTACCGTGACCGCGGTATTCTCACAACAACAATCCCAAAACAATACGGTCGTTGCGCAAGGTGGTGGTACCATTAACGACTTTTCGCTTTCCGCCCTGGATTATGATGAGGACAAACACTTTTTTCTCGGACAGTACTTTAGGGATAACTACGATACGGCGATGGAGAGCTATCCGTATATCCGGAGTCAGGTACAGATTACCCGTTTGGAGGTATGGGTAACGAACCGGAACCAACAGACATTGAATGTCAGGAATATCGTGGCCCTTCAGGATTTAGGGGAGGCCCTTTCCGAGCAGACCAGATTGGGGAACGTAGGCGCCGCGGCACCCGGATTCTTCAATACAAATCCTGCAACGGGTAATTTACCCAGAAACAATGCCAATGATTATGATCCCGCATTGATTGCCTCGGGTTCAGGCGCCTTAAATGACAATATTAGAGACATCGCAACCGTAGATAGCGGATTTAATTCCGCGTCATTTAATGCGGGCTATTCCCCAAGTCAAGGTACTGATTTCGCCATTCTGGAAAATGCTCGGAAATTGGAACAGGGGAGGGATTATGATTTTAATACGCAATTAGGCTACATCTCATTAAACCAACGATTGAGTAACGATGAGGTGCTGGGCGTGGCGTACCAATATACCTTTAACGGGAATGTCTATCAGGTAGGGGAGTTCGCTAATGGAGGCCTTGAAGCCACTACGGTACAGGTAGGGCCCGCGAATCCGATTATCGATAACAATACATTGATCTTAAAACTTCTTAAAAGTAATATTACCAATATCAGCGATCCAATTTGGGATTTGATGATGAAGAATATCTATGCTACGGGCGCCTTTCAATTGAGCCAGGAAGACTTTAAGATGAATATTCTGTATTCTGATCCAACGCCGAGAAACTATATCACCCCTGTAGACGAAGGCCCCGGCACCAATTGGCCGGAGGGACTCGAGGAGGATATCCTATTGAATGTCTTTAACTTAGACCGATTGAACGTTTATAACGATCTTCAACCGGGTGGTGATGGCTTTTTCGATTTTGTGCCCGGTTTAACGGTCGATACGCGAAACGGGCGTATCATTTTCACCAAGGCGGAACCTTTTGGAGGCTTCCTGTATCGTAGATTGAACGGCGGAAGTATTGAAGGTTATGGTTCTCCGGAGAATTATGACGCCAATCAGGAAAAGTATGTATTCCGTGATATGTACGAGCTTACCAAGGCAGCTGCATTGCAAGATCCCGAAAAAAATAAGTTTATTTTAAAAGGGCGTTACAAATCGGAGGGGAGCAATGGTATTCCCATCGGGGCCTTTAATGTGCCACGTGGTTCGGTAAGGGTTACAGCCGGCGGCAGAACGCTACAGGAGGGCATCGACTATACGGTAAATTATCAGGCGGGTACGGTTCAGATTCTCGACCCCAATCTGGAGGCTTCCAATGTGCCGATCAATATTTCGGTAGAGAATAATGCCGTTTTCGGGCAGCAGACCAGAAATTTTACCGGAATAAATGTAGAACATCAGGTGAATAAGAATTTTGTCTTGGGCGGTACGCTTTTAAAGCTGAACGAACGCCCGCTTACCCAAAAATCGAACTTCGGCGTAGAGCCAGTCAACAATACGATATTCGGATTCAACGGGAACTTTTCAACGGAAGTGCCCTTTCTCACAAGAATGGTCAATAAACTACCGAATATCGACACCGATGTGCCTTCCAATCTCTCGCTACGTGGTGAAGTCGCTTGGTTAAAGCCAGGTTCCCCGAAAAATGCGGACTTCCAAGGCGAAACCACTACCTATTTAGATGATTTTGAAGGGGCGCAGGCGTTGATCGATATCCGGTCTTCCCTCGGATGGACCCTCGCAAGTATACCAACCGACAGGCGCGGTCCTTCGGGAGATCCACTCGGTGCCGGATTCAATCGGGCCAAGGTAGCGTGGTATACTATTGATCCGATTTTTTATACGAGCCAAAGACCTGCAAGTATTAGTGACAGCGATATTTCCTTAAACGAATCACGACGTATTTTTATCGATGAGGTTTTTCCTAGGGTAGAGGTGGCACAAGGCCAGACACAACAGCAAACCACTTTTGACCTTGCTTATTATCCAACCATCAAAGGGCCCTACAATGCGAATACGGAAGAGGGTTTTACCGATAATCCGCAGGAAAACTGGGGAGGGGTCATGCGCTCGTTGAACAGTACCAACTTCGAACAGGCCAATGTAGAGTTCATTCAATTCTGGGTAATGGACCCCTATGAGGATAATGTGGGCACCACCCCTGGTAAATTAGTAATCGAATTAGGGAACATTTCGGAAGATATTCTTCCTGATGGTAGAAAACAATATGAAAACGGTCTCCCTGTAACCGAGCAAGACACCGATACCAGACCGACCGATTGGGGAGAGGTACCGCAAACACAGGCGCTGGTATATGCCTTTGATGTTGATGAAGCCTCCAGGACCGCGCAAGACGTGGGTCTCGATGGATTAGCGGATGTCGATGAAGGCCGATATGGCACGGGTCCCGACCCCGCCAATGACAATTACGAATACTTCTTACAGCGGGAAGGAAGTATCCTCAACCGATACCTTAATTTCAACAACACCGAGGGTAACTCTCCTATCGAGGTAACCAACGACAACCGGGGCAATACCACCTTGCCAGACGTTGAGGATATCGATAGGGATTTGACCATGAACACCATAGACAGTTATTACCGTTATGAAGTTGAAATCAAGCCTGGAACCAATATCGGCGACCAATACGTTACTGATATTCGGGACACACTTTATGCCGCTCCTAGAATTCCCGATGGTAGTCAAAAAAGAAGTCGCTGGATTCAGTATAAAATTCCGTTAAGCGATATCACGGAGGAAAATACCTTTGGTGGTATCAGTGATTTGAGGTCCGTCAGTACCATGCGCATGTACCTTACCGATTTCACCGATGACGTCGTGCTACGTTTCGCGACGCTGGATCTGGTGCGTGGCGATTGGCGTACGTATACCAAAAGTCTTGAGGAGAATGGTGACTTGCCTTCCTCCGACGCGACTTCGCTCGATGTAAATGCGGTAAACATACAGGAAAATGAGCAAAGAAGTCCGATTCGCTATGTCCTGCCACCCGATGTAATTCGCGAGCCGCTCAACAACAACAATACCGTGGTGCGCCAGAACGAGCAATCTCTTTCCTTAGTGGTCAACAATCTAGAACCGGAAGATTCGCGTGCGGTGTTCAAGAGCTTGAACATAGACTTACGACAGTACGAAAAAATCAAGATGTTCATGCATGCCGAAGAGGTAGGTATAGAATTGCGACCATCTATTTCTCCATTGGTCGGTTTCCTTCGCATAGGAACTGACTTTTCAGAGAACTTTTATCAGATAGAGCTTCCCCTGCAATTTACCGAATGGGGCGCAATCAGCCCTAGGGATATTTGGCCCGAAGCCAATGAGATGGATGTGTTGTTGGATGATCTGAAGAAAATTAAATCCCTCCGTATCAATCTTAGAAACGATGGCGTTCCACTGAACGAAACCCGTTACTACGAAATAGAGGATGGCGAACCTGTAGAAAAATTGGCGACCGACCCAAGAGCCGACGGCAGGTTGCGTATCGGAATCAAAGGAAACCCATCGTTGGGGAACATACGCTCTATGATGGTCGGGATAAAGAACATTAGCGATCGTACCGCCGATGGTGAAGTCTGGTTCAACGAATTGCGTTTGGCGGGTCTTGACAACAAAGGTGGTTGGGCCAGCGTAGTGGCAATGGATGCCAATATTGCCGACTTTGCAAATATCACGGCTACGGGCAGTCAGAGTACTTCGGGTTTTGGCGCCATAGACCAAATGCCGAATGAACGGGCCCGTGAAGATGCCATTTCCTATGATGTAGTGACCAATCTGAATTTGGGGCAGTTATTACCGCCCAAGTGGGGCATTCAATTGCCGTTCAACTACGGAATTTCAGAACAATTGATTACCCCGGAATTCGATCCTGAATTCGATGACCTTAGGTTGGAGGATTTGGTGGAAACCGCAAGTAGTGAAGAGGATGCCGAAAATATTAGGGAACGTGCCGAGGATTATACGAAGCGAACGAGTATCAACTTGATCGGTGTAAGAAAGAATAGAGGTGAGGAGGCCGATGCGAATTTCTATGATATCGAAAACTTCACGTTCAATTACTCCTATAACCAGACCGATCACCGCGATTTTGAAGTTGAAGATCTGAAGGATCAAAGCGTTGTTGCCGGTTTCGTGTACAATCATAATTTCAAACCGGTAGAAGTAGCCCCCTTCGCGAAAAAAGATTCCCTTTTCAATGGTAGGTATTGGCAATGGCTGAAAGAATTGAATCTAAGTCTTTTGCCGACCACGATTTCGGTCAATTCCGATATCAACAGGCAATTCAATAGGCAAACGTTCAGGAATGTGATTCCGGCGGGAGAAGATCCCGCCAATTTCTTATCATTGCCCGAACTACAGCAACGAAACTATCTGTTCAACTGGCAGTATACGGTAAATTATAGTCTAACGAAATCGTTGCGGTTGAATTTTATAGGATCGAACAATAATATCGTACGGAATTATTTAGACGATCCCAACAATCCGGAATCGGAGGTAGATAAGGCCTTGCGACTTTGGGACGGCTTTTGGGATTTGGGGGAACCGAACCGACATTCGCAGCAAATGCAGTTGAATTATGAAATACCGTTTGCGAAAATCCCTGCTTTGGATTTTATAGATGCACAATATTCTTACACTAGTAATTTTGACTGGCAACGCGGTGGGGACGCTTTAAACCTGGCAGTTGCCCAAGAACAGAATCCTGGAGTGGCTTCGGGTGAATTGGATATTGTCTCGATAAATACAGTACAAAATGCCAATACGCATAACCTGACCGCCTCGCTTACCATGCAAAAGTTTTATGATTTGATAGGATTGAAAAAGCGGAGTGGAAAATCACAGCAGCAAGCTCCTGTCAAAACGGACAAAGCGGGCAATAATGAGAAAGAGAAGAAGAAAACACCCGCCAAGACGAGTAAACTATGGAACACTGCTGTAGACATTGTGACTATGGTCAAACGATTGAACGTCAATTACAATGAGAGCAATGGTACAGTGTTACCGGGGTATACCCAGAGCGTGGGCTTTATCGGCTCGGCAAGACCTACGATCGGTTTTGTTTTCGGGAGTCAGGCCGATGTGCGTTTTGACGCCGCTCGCAACGGATGGCTGACCGGTTTCGATGGCTTCAATGAGCAATTTATAAGACGCACCACCAAACAATTGAACATTACGGCGACCGCGCAACCGGTGCAGGATTTGACCATTGATTTGGTGGCCGATAGACAGTTCTCGGAGAGCCTTCAGGAGAACTATCAAATCGATATCGTTGACGGTGAACAGCAATACGTGCCGCAAACACCGAATAATTTTGGAAACTTCAGTATTTCTACAATGATGATCGGTACGGCCTTCGGAAAAAGCGATGAGTTCGATTCTGAAAACTTCGAGGAATTCAAGCAGAATAGGATTACCATCGCCAATCGAATCATTTCCGATAGGGCACAGCCTTTTGGTACACCGGATGAAGATGGTTTTCCCGAGCGATATGGGAAGACAAGCCAAGATGTTTTGCTTCCCGCTTTCTTTGCAGCCTATACCGGTCAGAGTGCGGATCGCGTGAATCTAGACATTTTCCGTAGCATTCCAATACCTAACTGGAATATTAAATACACCGGTCTGATGCGCAACAAATGGTTCAAGAAAAAATTCACCCGTTTTTCATTGCAGCATGGATATCGCGCGGCCTATAGTATCAATTCGTTCCAGACGAATTTAGAAAAACAACAGCTTTTGAAGGACGATTTAGGTGCGTTTAATCCTGAGAACGGGGATTTGCTTCCAGACCTTATTCTCAACAATGTAGTTTTGAACGACGCCTTCAACCCCTTGCTACGGGTAGATTTTGAAATGAAGAATTCGGTAAGCGTATTGGCCGAGGTTCGCACCGATCGTACCCTTTCGTTGAGCTTAGACAATAATTTGATGACCGAGATCAATGGTAAGGAATACACCCTTGGTTTGGGTTACCGGATCAAGGATGTTAAGTTCGTTACGAATATCGGTGGGAACAAGACTCGATTAAAAGGCGATTTGAATTTAAAGGCCGATTTGAGTCTACGTGATAATATTACCATCATCCGAAATCTGGATATCGATAACAATCAGATTACGTCCGGTCAGAATCTGTTGTCGATTAAGTTCACGGCCGATTACGCGTTGACCAAGAACCTGAACGCGCTCTTCTTTTACGACCATTCATTCTCGCAATTCGCGGTATCGACGGCCTTCCCGCAAACAACCATCAACTCGGGTTTCACGCTGAGGTATAACTTCGGCAATTAA
- the ruvA gene encoding Holliday junction branch migration protein RuvA — MIHHLKGKLVEKNPTNLIIECGGVGYFVNISLNTFSKISDAEQIQVFTHLQVKEDSHTLFGFAEKSEREIFRLLLSVSGIGSSTARSMLSSLSPLQIRDAIATGDVPTIQGIKGIGAKTAQRVILDLKDKILKIYDIDEVSLSSNNTNKDEALSALEVLGFARKQAERVIDKVLAQDSSLSVENIIKQTLKNL, encoded by the coding sequence ATGATCCACCACCTAAAAGGAAAACTAGTAGAAAAGAACCCCACCAACTTGATAATCGAGTGTGGTGGAGTTGGCTATTTTGTGAACATATCGTTGAACACCTTTTCCAAGATATCCGATGCCGAACAGATTCAAGTGTTTACCCACCTGCAGGTTAAGGAAGACTCCCATACCTTGTTCGGTTTTGCCGAAAAATCGGAACGCGAGATTTTTAGGCTTTTACTCTCTGTTTCGGGTATAGGATCGAGCACTGCACGAAGCATGTTGTCTTCGTTGTCACCCCTTCAAATCAGGGACGCTATTGCAACTGGCGACGTACCTACGATACAGGGTATCAAAGGCATTGGAGCGAAAACGGCACAGCGGGTCATCTTGGACCTAAAAGACAAGATTTTAAAAATCTACGATATTGATGAAGTTTCCCTCAGTTCGAACAATACAAATAAAGATGAAGCGTTATCAGCTTTAGAGGTTCTTGGATTCGCACGTAAGCAGGCAGAGCGCGTGATCGATAAAGTGCTTGCCCAAGATTCCTCCTTAAGCGTCGAAAATATTATAAAACAGACGCTGAAAAATCTGTAA
- a CDS encoding NADP-dependent malic enzyme: MSKQKTRREALVYHAKPQPGKIKIVPTKPYATQRDLALAYSPGVAEPCLEIAKDKDNAYKYTSKGNLVAVISNGTAVLGLGNIGPEASKPVMEGKGLLFKIFADIDGIDIEVDTEDVDKFIETVKMIAPTFGGINLEDIKAPEAFEIERRLKEELDIPVMHDDQHGTAIISAAALLNALELTGKKMEEVRIVVSGAGAAAVSCTRLYKAFGASDKNIVMLDSKGVIRSDRESLSKEKLEFASDRKIDTLEEAMRDADVFVGLSIADIVSPEMLLSMAKDPIVFAMANPDPEIKYDLAVATRKDIIMATGRSDHPNQVNNVLGFPFIFRGALDVRATSINEPMKMAAVKALAELTRAPVPEQVNIAYGETRMTFGKDYIIPKPFDPRLISEIPPAIAKAAMDSGVAKAPITDWEKYREELMQRSGNDNKVVRLLHTRAKMNLKRIVFAEADHLDVLKAAQIVHEEGIAIPVLLGNTEIITELKQELEFDADIEIIDPSTSASDKKRDQYAKRFWENRRRSGTTLYNAQSKMRERNYFGSMMVLEGDADGMISGYSRAYPRVVKPVFEVIGRASGVTRASTVNIMITKRGPMFLADTSINIDPNAEQIAEIAQMTANVATTFGFDPVIALLSYANFGSSGHPNGKKVRDAVKILHERNPDLPVDGEIQVDFALNKELHESQFPFSKLAGKKVNTLIFPNLESANITFKLMKELNGADSIGPIMIGLRRSVHILQLGASVDEMVNMTAIAAIDAQEREKRWKAKTGGK; this comes from the coding sequence ATGAGCAAACAAAAGACGAGGCGCGAAGCATTGGTATACCATGCGAAACCCCAGCCGGGAAAAATAAAAATCGTGCCCACCAAGCCCTATGCCACCCAGCGTGATTTAGCCTTGGCGTATTCCCCGGGGGTTGCAGAGCCCTGCCTCGAAATAGCAAAGGACAAGGATAACGCATACAAATACACTTCAAAAGGAAATCTGGTGGCCGTCATCTCTAATGGGACCGCCGTTTTGGGATTGGGGAACATTGGCCCGGAAGCTTCAAAACCGGTCATGGAAGGCAAGGGCCTGCTCTTTAAGATTTTTGCCGATATCGATGGTATCGACATCGAGGTCGACACCGAAGATGTTGATAAATTCATAGAAACCGTTAAAATGATTGCCCCCACCTTCGGCGGTATCAATTTAGAGGATATTAAAGCGCCGGAAGCCTTTGAAATAGAGCGAAGGCTAAAAGAAGAGCTAGACATTCCGGTCATGCACGATGACCAGCACGGTACCGCCATCATCTCTGCGGCGGCACTATTAAATGCCTTGGAGCTTACGGGAAAAAAAATGGAGGAGGTTCGGATAGTCGTAAGTGGCGCCGGTGCCGCAGCAGTCTCTTGTACGCGTTTGTACAAGGCCTTTGGCGCAAGTGACAAGAACATCGTGATGTTAGATAGCAAAGGGGTGATCCGAAGCGATAGGGAGAGCCTTTCCAAAGAAAAATTGGAGTTCGCATCGGATCGCAAAATTGATACCCTCGAAGAGGCCATGCGCGATGCCGATGTTTTTGTTGGGCTTTCTATAGCCGATATCGTATCGCCAGAGATGTTATTGTCAATGGCCAAGGATCCTATCGTTTTTGCCATGGCCAATCCCGATCCGGAAATCAAGTACGATTTGGCAGTGGCGACCCGAAAAGATATTATCATGGCTACCGGGCGTTCGGATCATCCGAACCAAGTGAACAATGTATTGGGCTTCCCCTTTATTTTTCGAGGGGCGTTGGATGTTCGTGCCACCTCTATCAACGAACCTATGAAAATGGCCGCTGTAAAGGCCTTGGCCGAATTGACCCGCGCACCGGTACCGGAACAGGTAAATATTGCTTACGGAGAGACTAGAATGACCTTTGGTAAGGATTATATCATTCCTAAGCCCTTCGATCCTAGATTGATTTCTGAAATCCCGCCCGCTATTGCCAAGGCGGCAATGGACAGTGGCGTGGCAAAGGCCCCGATTACGGATTGGGAAAAGTATCGGGAAGAACTGATGCAACGCTCCGGAAATGACAATAAGGTCGTGCGGTTACTGCACACTCGGGCCAAAATGAACCTAAAACGAATCGTTTTTGCCGAGGCCGATCACTTAGATGTGCTAAAAGCGGCACAAATCGTTCATGAAGAAGGTATCGCGATTCCAGTGCTATTAGGAAATACAGAAATCATTACGGAATTAAAGCAGGAACTGGAGTTCGATGCGGATATTGAGATTATTGATCCGAGTACGTCCGCATCCGATAAAAAAAGGGACCAGTACGCGAAACGTTTTTGGGAAAATAGAAGACGTAGCGGTACCACGCTCTACAACGCGCAGTCTAAAATGCGCGAACGAAACTATTTTGGATCGATGATGGTGTTGGAAGGTGATGCCGATGGTATGATTTCAGGTTACTCTAGGGCATACCCAAGAGTGGTGAAACCGGTATTTGAAGTAATTGGCAGGGCTTCCGGCGTTACTAGGGCTTCCACGGTTAATATAATGATTACCAAAAGAGGTCCGATGTTCTTGGCGGATACTTCCATAAATATTGACCCGAACGCCGAACAGATTGCAGAAATTGCACAAATGACGGCGAACGTAGCGACGACTTTTGGTTTTGATCCAGTAATCGCTTTGCTGTCTTATGCAAATTTTGGTTCCTCTGGCCACCCAAATGGTAAAAAGGTGAGGGATGCGGTTAAGATTTTGCATGAGCGGAATCCCGATTTACCAGTGGATGGAGAAATACAGGTAGATTTTGCATTGAATAAGGAATTGCACGAAAGTCAGTTCCCGTTTTCAAAATTGGCCGGTAAAAAAGTGAACACCTTAATATTTCCAAATCTGGAGAGCGCGAACATCACCTTCAAACTGATGAAGGAACTGAACGGTGCCGATTCGATAGGTCCTATTATGATCGGATTAAGGAGGTCGGTACATATTCTACAACTGGGCGCTAGTGTTGACGAAATGGTGAACATGACAGCGATTGCCGCTATCGACGCACAGGAACGGGAGAAAAGATGGAAGGCAAAAACCGGAGGAAAATAG